The following proteins are co-located in the Vigna unguiculata cultivar IT97K-499-35 chromosome 9, ASM411807v1, whole genome shotgun sequence genome:
- the LOC114162708 gene encoding 1-aminocyclopropane-1-carboxylate synthase 9-like, giving the protein MLSRKASEECHGEDSSYFVGWQEYNKNPYHLIRNPTGIIQMGLAENQLSFDVLESWVERNPDILGMKEDGISVFRELALFQDYHGLPALKKELVEFMSKIRGSRIKFDPKKLVLTAGATLANEIMMFCLAHPGEAFILPTPYYPGFDRDLKWRTGVEIVPLHCSSSNGFRITSSALKQAYKKAQKLNLKVKGVLVTNPSNPLGTTMTRAELNHLIDFAIEKNIHIISDEIYSGTVFDAPEFVSIMEVVNERTSSINDIRNRTHIIYSLSKDLGVPGFRVGMIYSENETVVAAATKMSSFGLVSSQTQHLVANVLKDKKFSFDYIEESRRRVKRRMEMLVCGLRNAGIRCLKSNAGLFCWVDMRHLLSSATFEAEKELWMMILCHVGLNISPGSSCHCSEPGWFRVCFANMSEATLKVAMRRMKAFIDSTVAVVNNNGCTCEQSVRVNC; this is encoded by the exons ATGCTGTCTAGGAAGGCTAGTGAGGAGTGTCATGGCGAAGACTCTTCTTACTTTGTAGGATGGCAAGAGTACAACAAGAATCCTTATCACCTCATTCGAAACCCAACCGGAATCATTCAGATGGGACTTGCAGAGAATCAG CTTTCATTTGACGTTCTTGAATCATGGGTTGAGAGAAATCCTGATATTTTGGGGATGAAGGAAGACGGGATCTCTGTATTTAGAGAGCTTGCTCTGTTTCAAGATTACCATGGATTACCTGCTTTAAAAAAG GAACTGGTGGAATTTATGTCGAAAATAAGAGGCAGTAGAATAAAATTTGATCCAAAGAAGCTGGTCCTTACCGCTGGTGCCACTCTTGCTAATGAGATTATGATGTTTTGCCTTGCTCATCCAGGAGAGGCTTTCATTCTTCCCACACCTTACTATCCCGG GTTTGATAGAGATCTGAAATGGAGAACAGGGGTTGAGATTGTTCCACTGCATTGCTCAAGTTCAAACGGTTTCAGAATCACTTCCTCTGCTTTAAAACAAGCCTATAAAAAGGCACAGAAATTGAATCTCAAAGTGAAAGGGGTCTTAGTAACTAACCCCTCGAACCCACTAGGGACAACAATGACCAGAGCGGAACTTAACCATCTAATTGATTTCGCAATCGAGAAGAACATTCACATAATCAGCGACGAAATCTACTCGGGCACGGTCTTCGACGCACCCGAATTCGTGAGCATAATGGAAGTCGTGAACGAGAGAACAAGTAGCATCAACGACATTCGGAATCGTACACACATAATATACAGTCTCTCCAAAGACCTCGGAGTACCGGGATTTAGGGTGGGGATGATTTACTCAGAAAACGAAACGGTGGTGGCCGCTGCAACGAAAATGTCAAGCTTTGGGTTGGTTTCATCACAGACTCAACATTTGGTGGCCAACGTGCTGAAGGACAAGAAGTTCAGTTTTGATTACATTGAAGAGAGTCGGAGGAGAGTGAAGAGGCGCATGGAGATGCTGGTTTGTGGTCTGAGAAACGCAGGGATTCGGTGCTTGAAAAGCAATGCAGGGTTGTTCTGTTGGGTGGACATGAGACATTTGTTAAGCTCTGCGACTTTTGAGGCAGAGAAGGAGCTTTGGATGATGATTCTTTGCCATGTTGGGTTGAACATATCTCCTGGTTCTTCTTGCCACTGCTCCGAACCTGGGTGGTTTAGGGTATGTTTTGCCAACATGTCCGAAGCCACGTTAAAAGTTGCAATGCGCCGAATGAAGGCTTTTATAGATTCCACCGTCGCTGTTGTCAACAACAACGGTTGTACTTGTGAGCAATCTGTGAGGGTCAATTGCTAA